AACTGTGGGTGCCCAATGCGCCGCTACCGATCTTGACCACCGCCGTCGCGGATGACGCCGTAAGCTGCACCTTTGCAAGTAGCGCTGAATTATTTTCGCAGTACGTAGCACTGGCATCGCAGAACATGACCAGTCCCGCGGTGACTGGAGATCCTCCCGAGGTGACCGTCGCCGTCAAAGTAATCGGCGTCTTGTATGGCACGCTGGTCGACGAGATAGCCAGAGTTGTCGTCGTAGACGCGGCATACGCCGCTACTCCGCTGAATATCGAAAGCAGCGCAAGAATCGCAAAAAAGCGAAGTTTGCAAGAGACAGGCAGAGATACAATTCGGGTCCTGGAACTTGTAGGGGAGGTCATGCGGGTTCCTTGGGGGCACGAGGTAACGAATACTTAGTGACGCGTGTTTAAGCTACTGTTCCCTTAATGGCCACAGGTATTACCCGAAAGTTGCAACGCAAATTGGCGTCAAATAAGGAGTTTGGAAGCAAAGATGAAAACCCGCATCTCCGGTGCGTCCGCAGCATGCTCCTGTAACAAGAACAAATAAGAATGGCAATCCAAATGCATCGCTGGGAAGACTTGCCATTCAACAGGATGACGATCGCAGAGCAATCTGGCTTGACCGTATTGAGGTATCGTTGACTGAACGATATCTTTTTTTGAGGTGAATGGCGTGCGTTGGATTGCGGCAGCCTGTGTCTCGGTAGTTTCCATCTCGGTGTTCGCGCAGAACCAGAAAGCGCAGGACAACATCGTCCACCTGAACCAGGTTCAGGTCATTGGAACCCACAATAGCTACAACATGGGCTTTGCCCCGAGCGAAGCAAAGTATTTTTCGGAGCACTATGCGAAGGCCTATCACGGCCTCGAGTACCATCACCAGACATTGACCGAGCAGTTGAACGCGGGTGCCCGGCAGTTGGAACTCGACATCGTGCAAGACCCACAGGGCGGCCGGTTCGCTCACCCCAGGATCGTTGAACTGACAAAGCAGGAGGGTCTGCCTGCGGACACTGACTTCGATCCGCAACATGCCATGATGAAGCCCGGCTTCAAGACGCTGCATCTTGGCGACCTGAATGAACGCAGCAGTTGTCCTCTGTTTGTAGATTGCCTTCGTGAGATACGCCGATGGTCGAAGGCACACAAGCGCCACGTACCGCTGTTCCTTCTGATCGAAGACAAACAGGGACGTGTGAGCCAGTTGCCCGATGCAGTGACAGCAGAGCCGTGGACCGCCGCTACCTGGGACGCGATGGATACTGAGATACGCTCCGTCTTCAAAGAGAACGAGATGATTACGCCTGACCAGGTGCGTGGAGGCTATCCCTCGCTTGAGGCAGCAGTACTCGCTGGCGCATGGCCGACCCTTTCGAAAGCACGCGGCAAGGTTGTCTTTCTGCTCTATAACCGCAAGTCAGCTCCCGGTTACCTTGCCGGACACGCGATGATGAAAGGCCGTGCGCTCTTCGTGAATGGGCGCCCCGGTGAACCCGAAGCTGCATTTGTCGAACAGGACGCCGGCAAACCAGACGAGATCAGCGCATTGGTGAAGAAAGGCTACCTTGTGCGATCGCGCTCGGATTACAACACCGACCAGGGAAGAAATAACGACACGACGCGACGCGACGAGCTGCTCTCCAGCGGAGCGCAGATGATCAGCACTGACTTTCCTGTCAGCGAGCCCGCTCCATGGACCGGATATACCGTCGGCATCCCAGGCGGCTTGGCGGCAAGGTGCAATCCCGTGAATGCTCCCGCGACCTGCAACAATTCACTGATGGAAGGCACAACCACGAAAGAGCCATCACCCTCTCACAAGCCATAGCCGTCCAGGGGAGACAAGGCTTCCAGGCTGAATGGCAGGCGGCTGCATCGGTAAGAAGGATGGATGTTTGTCGCAAGCGTTGCGCCATGTCATATTCGGAACTCCTGCCATCGGGCGGGTGGCCCATACATCAACCCAGCCGATACCTCGGGTACCCCATTCATGCGGGTTGATCGCATAAGTGGTCTTTCGCGCGGAAGCGCGAACCGATAGAATCCCTTCAACGATGAGGTCGGCCGCCGGCAATATGATGAGCGATGGCCTGACGCACACCTACGTCTACTGACCTGCTCCCCGGCCAGTTCATTTCGAAGAACTGAACCAGTTCATCGCGTCTTTTTGCCAACTCGAAATTGGATATGCTCTTCGGTTTCTCTCTTCTGAACCGGCTTTCGAACTCGCAAATAAGGCCTATTTACTGTACGTTTCGCAGAATTCCACCGAAAAGGCCAAATTGCTCAGAATGCTGTTTTCGAACTGCTTCGTAGACGCCGTAAGTGTAACGCCCGCCTACAGAAAACCGTTCGATATCATCTTCAAAAGGGCAAAATCTGAAGAATGGTCGGGACGACTAGATTCGAACTAGCGACCTCACCCACCCCAATCCTCTAAAATACGCAATTTCAGCAACTTAGGTGCACTAAACAAAGCGCTAAAGAGCGGAGAAGAGCCCGACGAAACGCTTATTGGACCCGCAAATGGACCCACGTTTACGGTTCGCATCAACGCGACACGGACGGCAAAGCGTGGGGAAACTCGGATTCAACACTCCACACGAAAATACAAGGCCCTGAATCACCTTGGGATTTTTGAGCCTCTGGGCTTGCTCATGTTCTGAATCTCAAATACGACTACTGAAGTATACGTCTTGTCCCGTACTTCCTTTTGTAGCGAATATACGCTCTGAAAGGATGGCGCGGGCGGCTGCCGTTGCAAACGGGTCCCAACGTCACCAGGACCTCGATACGGGTATTACTCATAGAGCCGCTGTGTGTCAGCTATTATCTGGCGATAGGGAGCCAGTAGCCCTGGCTTCTTGATCGTTTCCCATAATTTCAAGGCATTTGTCGCGGACTGTCTGGCTTCACTCGTCATCCCAGCTCGGTATTGCGTAAGACCGAGTGTTGACCAGGCTCTGGCAAGGTCCAGCGTCTGCACTTCCGTGTGCGGAGTCTGGTTGGCAAACTGTTCCGCTTCGTTTAGCCCGTGGTTTGCGAGGTCCAACGCTGGTGCCGTGTTGCCACTTGATGCTTCAAGGACCGCTAGACTCTGTTCGCTGGCGAGATACTGACTAAGAATTGACGCATTCCGCGCATCAAGAAAGGGCTGGATCACGATGATTGATCTCTGGTAAGCCGCCGCCGCCCTGTCGCGATGTCCCAGCGCCTCCAGACGATGGCCCTGATATTCGAGAACAAGGGAGGCCTGACCTGCGGTGTCGGAAGATTTTGGATTGGACTTCAAAATGGGGTCGAGCAGACCAAACGATTCCTCCAGCAGAGACAGCGATTCCGTAATTCCATTTGGATCAGGATCAACCGTACCGAGCCGGCTGAGGCTCATCGCCAGGTCATCGATGTCTCCCTGAGTCCACACATTGGATTACGTCTCATACAAGCTGACTATCTCCTCACTTTACTGCCAACAGCGTCAACAGCCGCCAGAACAACTTCAGCGCGAAAACAGGAATCGTCATACACTTCGGTCCGAAGTGATATAGCGAGATCCTGAAAGTGGCATCTCTATCTAGAGAGCTGGTCGATCAAGCTGCCGCAAGGTCACCCACCCAATGCGTCCTATTCCTGCGCTGCGATTCCTAGAACAGTAGATGCTCAACTCGGCAGTGCGAGAAGAATCAGAGATGCAAGACCGCTTGCGATTCCGATACCAAGAAGAAGGCTCAGCCGCTCACGAAACACAAATACACCTACCATTACCACTAAAATCAGGCCACCTCCAACCGCAACAGGAAAAACCACGTAGCCTGGAATTCCCCCCGACATGGCAAGAGCCATACCCGTCTGTCCAAGAACGCTACAAAGTGCCATCAAAATGCCGATGCCAAGTTCCCTTACCGTAGGCTTACCCAAGTGGCGTACAGCAACCGCGAGAGCCAGGATCGAACCAGCCATATACCATATCAATAAATATTTTGTTTCTAGATTCCCAAAGCCCGCACCGGCCAAAACACGAAGCCCATAAGCTCCGAGGCCATTAGTAACAAATGCCACTGCCATGCAACGCTGATACATATTTATGCCTCCGGCATTTGGGCAATGGCAATAACCTCGCCGCTCGCTTCCTCTCGCGCTCTTTCCCGCCAAAGAATAACAAGCGCCGCGACAGCCAACAGCAACCCAACCGCCCGTCGTCTCGTGATTGCTTCGCGGTAGACCACAATCGATAACACAGTGGGGACGGCCATTGAGAGATTAATAACGAGCCAGCTTGTTGATATTTTTCCGTACCGGACTCCACGCTGAAAGCTCAAGATGGCCAGAGAGGCAAGAAGACCGCATGTTGCGGCAGTAACCCATGCGATACGGGGGATATCCAGCACGCCTGCAGCTCCGAAGCGCCAGAAGGAGAGTACGCTCATTACCACAACGCCACCAAGAAAGATAAATAAATTGATGGCCTCTGGCCGGCATCGCCTATGATCCGCCACCTTGTGCAAAACACCGATCATGCCGAGGCTCGCTACGGCCAGAAAAAGAAATCCATAGGGCATTATCATTACCTTTTTAAAGAAGCTCGATGTCATGTACAGCTCGGGGGAGGAAATCGGATCTCTTCAATGCTTCCGCATATCTAACGCCAATTAGACTTCCGTAATACCGAGCTCGCGTTTCAAGTTGCTCAGTTAGCGATCCCATCGTTGAGCCATAGTTTCGACGGGAAGATTTTTCATCCTCTGATTTCGCCTCGACGATATCCGAACTCGATTGGAAGCATCGCCATGCCGCCATCTTCGCCTCAAAAGTTGAGGAAATATCGACGATATCGCTTGGCTCTGAGAGCGATTGGATTACCTCGAAATGGTAAAGAGACCTTGCGAACCATGGCGGTCCTAAATCGGCACTACAACTCCAAGCCGCCTGCCACCATGAGTCGCAGCTCAAGCGCGCCATTGCCCGATGTTGAAAATATTCATTCCAGGAGTGACCAAAGACAATATCCGGTTCGTATTTGCGGATACTTTCAATGCAAAGCCGGTATGTCTCTCGGTTCTCCTGAACTGCGTAATCTGGATAGTGGAAACATTCAAACGACTTCACTCCGAGGATCTTGTGAGCTGCGACAGCTTGAGCCGTGATACGCTCCGCCGCCGTTTCTTTGTCGGCAATATCCGCAAAGTCCTCATCACTATGACCGAAACAAACGACATTTACATCGCATCCCGCATTCGCCATTTTGCGCAATATTCCGCCGAGGGCGATGACACTATCATCGAGATGCGCGCCAAGAACAAGTGCTTTCAATCGAATATCCTCTTTTCGTTACAGAACGAACGATCCAATCTGCAGGACCGATGCTAATTTTTGTAATTCGCGCCGGACGTCGCCGTGAGCGACAACCACATGGTGAGTGACACCACGACGCTGTAGCTCCACTAAGTATTCCTTCACTGGCCGCTCAACCTTGACCAGAGCATGTATCTCTTGGCAAGGAAGGCATGGGTAATCCAGCGCTTCGCCTCCAGAGATTAACATTTGCCATCCTTTCGGCGTATCCAGCATATGGGCCATTGTTACTATTCCCGGACTCATAATGAATTCCATATTGATACCCGCCCCCTGGAAGCCCCATTCTTCCGGGGCGCTGGTTAGCGTTATGCGGTCATCGGAACCCGCGAGCGCAGGTGAGGCCATGCCATGTCCAACAAGCAAGAGCGCGTTGTGAGCAGCATCGTACTGGCCCCATTCGGCCGCCAGCGGTGGATTCCCTGTAAGCCAGTACAGAATGTGCATCATCGTAAGACCAATAATGTCTCCTTCCGACCCAACGA
The genomic region above belongs to Acidobacteriota bacterium and contains:
- a CDS encoding EamA family transporter, producing the protein MTSSFFKKVMIMPYGFLFLAVASLGMIGVLHKVADHRRCRPEAINLFIFLGGVVVMSVLSFWRFGAAGVLDIPRIAWVTAATCGLLASLAILSFQRGVRYGKISTSWLVINLSMAVPTVLSIVVYREAITRRRAVGLLLAVAALVILWRERAREEASGEVIAIAQMPEA
- a CDS encoding PIG-L family deacetylase, giving the protein MKALVLGAHLDDSVIALGGILRKMANAGCDVNVVCFGHSDEDFADIADKETAAERITAQAVAAHKILGVKSFECFHYPDYAVQENRETYRLCIESIRKYEPDIVFGHSWNEYFQHRAMARLSCDSWWQAAWSCSADLGPPWFARSLYHFEVIQSLSEPSDIVDISSTFEAKMAAWRCFQSSSDIVEAKSEDEKSSRRNYGSTMGSLTEQLETRARYYGSLIGVRYAEALKRSDFLPRAVHDIELL
- a CDS encoding phosphatidylinositol-specific phospholipase C1-like protein → MNGVRWIAAACVSVVSISVFAQNQKAQDNIVHLNQVQVIGTHNSYNMGFAPSEAKYFSEHYAKAYHGLEYHHQTLTEQLNAGARQLELDIVQDPQGGRFAHPRIVELTKQEGLPADTDFDPQHAMMKPGFKTLHLGDLNERSSCPLFVDCLREIRRWSKAHKRHVPLFLLIEDKQGRVSQLPDAVTAEPWTAATWDAMDTEIRSVFKENEMITPDQVRGGYPSLEAAVLAGAWPTLSKARGKVVFLLYNRKSAPGYLAGHAMMKGRALFVNGRPGEPEAAFVEQDAGKPDEISALVKKGYLVRSRSDYNTDQGRNNDTTRRDELLSSGAQMISTDFPVSEPAPWTGYTVGIPGGLAARCNPVNAPATCNNSLMEGTTTKEPSPSHKP